A stretch of DNA from Anaerobacillus isosaccharinicus:
GAAGTTGAGATTGAACTTTACAAGCCTCTTGAGGCAATTCAAAAAGGAGTTCTATTCACAGGTAGCCATGATTTATCTATTGATATAGTTTCTTCATTGTTAAGGAAAAAGGACGTAAATAGACAAATTATCTCGTCCCATGTAGGTAGTTTAGCTGGTATAATGGCCATAAGAAAAGGTGAGACTCACGTTACTGGAATTCATCTTTTAGATCCGGAAACACAAGTTTATAATTTGCCTTATGTAGAAAAATACCTAAGCGGACAAGATGTAGTGATCATCCCGTTTTTAAAGCGAGAACAAGGTTGGATTGTGCCTAAAGGTAACCCTTTAAACATAAAAACAATTGAAGATATTGTTGAAAAAGGTGCAGCCTATGTCAATCGCCAGCGGGGAGCTGGTACAAGAATCTTATTTGACTCCTTACTAACAAAACATTCTCTCACAGCAGAACAAATTCAAGGTTATGAAAGAGAAATGTTTTCACACTTAAGTGTAGCTGCTGAAGTAAAAGAAAAAGAAAACAGCGTTGGTTTGGGTGTATATTCTGCAGCAAGTACAATGGGTCTTGACTTTATTCCTGTTGCAGATGAAAGTTATGATTTAGTCATGACGAAATCCTTTTTTGATAGTGAAGGTGGAAAATTATTCTTAGAAGTCATTCAATCAGATGAATTTATTCATACGGTTGAACATTTAGGTGGCTATAAAACTGTTCGAGATCAAACACCTAAGTTTTTAAATAATTAAACTTACTGAGGGGGAAAAAACATGTTTCAAAACATCGGAATTCCAGGTTTAATCTTAATACTAGTGATTGCTTTAATTATTTTTGGACCAAAGAAGCTTCCTGAAATGGGAAGAGCTGTGGGGCAAACATTAAAAGAATTTAAAAAATCTACAAGAGAATTAACGAATGATCTTGATGATGACGATAAAAAATCAGTCAAGTCTGAGAAGGTAACAGCTGAAACTACGGAAGAAAAAGATCAAACTAAATAAAATGTAACGAGTGAATAAGGCAAGGTATCCTTACTTTGCCTTATTTTTTTGGGGCAAATCCACAAATTGTCTAAAAAATGCATTATTTTCCCTACAGCAATAATCGACAATTTATGCTAGTTTAAGAGTACATATAGTTTTTTTGAGGGGAGTTTTGAAGGTGATTAAAAGATTAAAGTTAGCTGCGAAAATAAACTTATTAGTTTTAAGTATTTTACTAGTTTTTTCCGCGGTTATTATTGTCGTCGTAATGAAACAAGTAGAGAGTGGGGCAGAGCTTGCTGCCATTCAAAAGGTAAAAACAGATCTCCCTTTAGGATATCAGTATATTGATGCCAAATATCCAGGTGATTGGTCTGAAAAAGATGGAGATCTTTACAAAGGAAATGTGAAAATCTCA
This window harbors:
- a CDS encoding twin-arginine translocase TatA/TatE family subunit, translated to MFQNIGIPGLILILVIALIIFGPKKLPEMGRAVGQTLKEFKKSTRELTNDLDDDDKKSVKSEKVTAETTEEKDQTK